CTACGGAGCGAATGTCAACTTCCTGGTCGAGAGTGGTACCTGGGAGAACGACGACCAGCTCAGCGACGCCTTTCTATCACGCAAAAGCTTTGTTCGTACTGCTGATGGGCAATGGCGGGAAGCCCGTAGCTTGCTTGAAGGCGCGTTGCGTCACGTTCAGGCCACATTCCAGAACATCGACAGCTTTGAGGTGGGTCTCACGGATATTGACAACTACTACGAAAACCTGGGCGGGATGGCAAAGAGTGTTGCCAGGTTGCGTGGCGAACCGCCGCCGGTACTGGTTGCCGATGCGATCAGCTCACCCGGCGCCAGTCGCGTGGCCTCGATTGAAACGATGCTGCGCCTTGAAACGCGGGCGAAATTGCTCAATCCGAAGTGGCACGAAGCCATGCTCGCCCACGGCTTTGCCGGTGTGCGCGAGATAGAGGCGCGTGTTGGTCATACCTATGGCTGGAGTGCAACAGCGAATGCGGTAGAAGACTGGGTGTACGACGAAATTGCAGCCACCTACGCACTCGACGACGCGATGCGTGAACGGATGGCCGCCCTCAATCCAACTGCGACCGCCGGGGTTGTTCGGCGTCTGCTCGAAGCTGCCGGACGTGGCTTCTGGGCTGCCGATGAAGCAACCCTCAACCGCCTGCAGGAAATCTATCAGGACCTCGAAGATCGACTGGAAGGCATTACCGAAGAGAGGAGTGTAGGATGAGCTGGTTTAAGATGATTCGCCTTGGCATGTTGCACGTCGCGGTGGCGATTAGTCTGGTGCCGATTACCGGTGTCCTCAATCGGATTATGATCCACGAACTCGGTTTGATGGCCAGTATCGTTGCTGCCTTGATCATTCTTCCCCACCTCTTCTCGCCAATGCAGGTCTTTATCGGTCAGTTCTCTGATCGCCATCCGTTCTGGGGCTATCGGCGCACTCCGTATATTGCATTAGGCTTACTGCTCTGCATCGGTGGTGCTGCTCTCACCCCCTTCGCTGCATTTGCAATGGATGCCAGCTTCTGGCCGGGGCTGGCGCTGGCGCTCCTCGTGTTCGGTATCTGGGGAGTGGGCTTCAATACTGCGGTTGTTTCGTATCTCTCGTTAGCCAGTGATATGTCTCCTTCACACCTGCGCTCGCGCACGATTGCCGTCATGTGGTTTATGATGATTACGGCAGTGATTGGGACGGCGATTAGCACCGGTCGCGCACTGGAACCCTATTCGCCGGAGCGGTTAATCGAGGTCTTTGCCATCTGTGCTGGCGTGGCACTGACGGTTGGTGCACTCGGTTTAATCGGCCTTGAGCCGCGCAACGCAATCCCGCTGAGTCACGAAGAGCGCTACTCGGCTGCCGAGTCGGTGCGAACGGTTGTCCGTGATCCACTTGCGCGCCGGTTCTTCGTCTATCTGATGCTTATGCTGTCCGCTATCCTGGGTCAGGATGTCTTGCTCGAACCGTATGGCGCCCAGGCTTTTGGGATGGATGTGCGATCAACAACCCAATTGACCGCCGTCTGGGGTGGGGCAACGCTCCTTGCTCTGCTGTTGCATGGTGTTGTGTTCAGCCGTTGGCTCAGCAACAAGCGTGGCGCAATGATCGGCGGCTCGATTGCGGCGGTTGGTCTAACCTTGATCGCACTTAGCGGCATCTTGCATGTCGAGCCGTTGTTTGTTCCAGCGATTGCGCTGCTCGGTTTTGGTACCGGCATTGCAACAGCAACCAATCTGGCGCTAATGCTCGATATGACAACACCACAACAGGTTGGCCTCTTCATCGGCGCCTGGGGCGTTGCCGATGCTGCTGCCCGTGGTTTGGGCAACTTGCTGGCCGGCGTGATCCGTGATCTCGCGGCTCTGGTGGTGGGTTCTACCGGTGCATATGCCACAGTCTTTTTGATTGAAGCGCTTATCCTCTGTACGGCACTGGTGATGCTGCGGGCAATTGATGTGAGTGCCTTCCGTAGTCAGCGCCGCGAGCTGGGACAGTTGGTTGCCGCAATGGGCGATGCATAGAAAAGTATAGAAATACGCAGATTTTGAAACTATTTGCAGTATAATGATACGGCCCGTATCAACGCGAAGGGGCGTCGGGGCGGGCGGGCGGGGTTTTTGTCGCCATCCGCCTGTCTGGATACAATGGTTCACCATTCGGTGTCTTGCCGTGAGCATTTTGCAAAGCAAAGGATCAGGAGTATGAATCTGTTCCTTGCCGGTCTCGATCATACGACTGCGCCGGTTGAGATTCGCGAACAACTTGCCTTCAGCCAGACTGATTTGCCTTCAGCCCTGATGCAATTGACCAGTTCAGAAACCGGCACGCCGCCGCTCTTTGCCGAGGCCGTGATTCTTTCGACCTGCAATCGAGTTGAATTGTACGGTGTAACGAACCCTGGAACGACGGCCCAACACGTTGTCGATTTTCTGGCCGCTTTTCACCGTCGTCCAGCCGCGAGCTTTGTCCACACGCTCTATTTTTACCAGGGTGAAGCCGTTGCCCGTCATTTGTGTGCAACTGCCGCCGGGTTACGTTCGCTGGTTTTGGGAGAGGCCCAAATTCAGGGTCAGGTGCGCAATGCCTACGAAGCGGCGCAACGGATCGGCAGTGTCGGTTCGATCTTGCACCGTCTGTTTCAGATTGCCCTGGTCGCCGGGAAACGGGTGCGCCACGAAACGACTATCGGGAAAGGGGCGGCGAGTGTTTCGCAGGCCGGTGTTGAGCTTGCCCGTCGTCGGCTCGGTGATCTACGGGGCCGTGAGGTGTTGTTGATCGGCGGCGGTGAGGTGAGCGAGCTTGCCGCCCAGAATCTGATCGCCAACGGTGCTGATCGATTGACGATTGTCAATCGCACGTCGGCGCGTGCTGCCGCCCTGGCCGAACGCTACGGTGCTGAGATGCTTGATTTCGGTGCTCTACCCCAGGCGTTGGCCCGCGCCGACATTGTCATTAGCTCGACCGCAGCACCGGTACCGATTATTTACCGCCATCACGTGGCCGAGGCGATTGCCCATAAACAGCGGGCTCGCGCCTGTGGTGAGTGCGATCCGCCGACGATGTTGTTGATCGATCTGGCCGTGCCCCGCGACATTGCGGCTGATGTCGCCCAGATTCCCGGTGTACACCTCTTCACGGTTGATGATCTGCGTGAGGTTGTGAGTCATACGATTGAGTTGCGGAGCGCAGTCCTGGAGATTGCCCAACAGATTGTTGAAGAGCAGGTGCAGGAGTTTCTGTCCTGGATGCGTACCCAGGAGGCCCTGCCGGTACTGACAATGTTGCGCCAGCGGGCTGAGGAGGTACGGAATGAGGAACTGGCCCGTGCCTTGCGTCGCTTGCACGATCTCTCACCCGAACAGCGGGCAGTCATTGAAGGGCTGTCGCGGAGTATCGTGAACAAGCTGTTGCACCTGCCTACCCGTTGCCTGCGCGAAGCCGCCGCGCATGGTCAGGGCAAACGCTATGCTTCCATTCTGGC
This genomic window from Chloroflexus aurantiacus J-10-fl contains:
- the hemA gene encoding glutamyl-tRNA reductase; amino-acid sequence: MNLFLAGLDHTTAPVEIREQLAFSQTDLPSALMQLTSSETGTPPLFAEAVILSTCNRVELYGVTNPGTTAQHVVDFLAAFHRRPAASFVHTLYFYQGEAVARHLCATAAGLRSLVLGEAQIQGQVRNAYEAAQRIGSVGSILHRLFQIALVAGKRVRHETTIGKGAASVSQAGVELARRRLGDLRGREVLLIGGGEVSELAAQNLIANGADRLTIVNRTSARAAALAERYGAEMLDFGALPQALARADIVISSTAAPVPIIYRHHVAEAIAHKQRARACGECDPPTMLLIDLAVPRDIAADVAQIPGVHLFTVDDLREVVSHTIELRSAVLEIAQQIVEEQVQEFLSWMRTQEALPVLTMLRQRAEEVRNEELARALRRLHDLSPEQRAVIEGLSRSIVNKLLHLPTRCLREAAAHGQGKRYASILAELFNLEH
- a CDS encoding BCD family MFS transporter, yielding MSWFKMIRLGMLHVAVAISLVPITGVLNRIMIHELGLMASIVAALIILPHLFSPMQVFIGQFSDRHPFWGYRRTPYIALGLLLCIGGAALTPFAAFAMDASFWPGLALALLVFGIWGVGFNTAVVSYLSLASDMSPSHLRSRTIAVMWFMMITAVIGTAISTGRALEPYSPERLIEVFAICAGVALTVGALGLIGLEPRNAIPLSHEERYSAAESVRTVVRDPLARRFFVYLMLMLSAILGQDVLLEPYGAQAFGMDVRSTTQLTAVWGGATLLALLLHGVVFSRWLSNKRGAMIGGSIAAVGLTLIALSGILHVEPLFVPAIALLGFGTGIATATNLALMLDMTTPQQVGLFIGAWGVADAAARGLGNLLAGVIRDLAALVVGSTGAYATVFLIEALILCTALVMLRAIDVSAFRSQRRELGQLVAAMGDA